In Schizosaccharomyces osmophilus chromosome 1, complete sequence, the genomic window AAGACAAAAGGTCGTATAGCGCAGTACGAACCACCATTCAATAAATGTTTAGAAAATCAATAGAAGTATCGTTAATTAACAAAGCAACACttatttttagaaaaatggaattctgagaaagaagaactGCTGACCTCTTTGAATCtctaaaatgaaaaaatcagTTAGTGTGTATGCACTAAGAATACGTTTATTATAAAGCATAAGCTATAGTACGCACGAActcaattttgttttcctcgTAAATCAACCATTCTTAACTaacaagaaacaaacgaaCCTATTACTCCTTGTTCAATCGTTTTCATATGATATCACTACGCTTATTTTATTGAAGATCAAACCTAGGTTGATTTCTCTACTCCTAAAGACATTTAAGCAAGTCCCTTAAGGGCACGTCTACGGTCACGCTCCTCAGTGATGCTGAGCTTGACACCCTTGCCCTTAGGCAAAGAGATCCAGCTCTTGTTGGTCTCACCAATAACGAAGACGTTGGAGAGACGAGTAGCGAACTCACGGTCCAAAGCATCCTTAACGTGGATGATTTCAAAGGAGCCAAGGTGATGTTCACGGTGAATGATGGTACCAACACGACCCATGTTACGGCCACCGGTGACCATAACTTGGGCAGAAGTATCAAACTTGATGAATCCTTCAATCTTGTTGGTTTCCAAGTTAAGCTTGACGGTATCGTTGACCTTGATCAAAGGATCAGGGTAGCGAATGGTACGGCCGTCATGAGTGACAATGAAGGGAATACCCTTGGCACCCAATTGGACACGCTTAACCTTGCAAAGCTTGTACTTAGCTTCTTCAGCAGTGATACGGTGAACGGTGAAACGTCCCTTGATATCGTAAACAAGGCGGAAGTGTTCACCGGTCTTTTCAATACTGATGACGTCCATGAAACCAGTGGGGAAAGTGTTGTC contains:
- the rps401 gene encoding 40S ribosomal protein S4, giving the protein MVRGPKKHLKRVAAPHHWLLDKLSGTYAPKPSAGPHKARECLPLIVFLRNRLKYALNGREVRAILMQRLIKVDGKVRTDNTFPTGFMDVISIEKTGEHFRLVYDIKGRFTVHRITAEEAKYKLCKVKRVQLGAKGIPFIVTHDGRTIRYPDPLIKVNDTVKLNLETNKIEGFIKFDTSAQVMVTGGRNMGRVGTIIHREHHLGSFEIIHVKDALDREFATRLSNVFVIGETNKSWISLPKGKGVKLSITEERDRRRALKGLA